A region from the Spea bombifrons isolate aSpeBom1 chromosome 7, aSpeBom1.2.pri, whole genome shotgun sequence genome encodes:
- the SEMA5B gene encoding semaphorin-5B — translation MRAPRRRALSLPALFILVFHLPAAPVVGQYSETDKQEECERRQHPVLTFQELQPWLSNFTYADARDFSRLALDVNRNQLIVGSRNYLFRLSLFNVSLIQATEWSSDEDTRRSCQSKGKTEEECQNFVRVLIVSGKRVFTCGTNAFSPVCTSRQVGNLSRVIEKINGVARCPYDPRHNSTAVITSRGELYAATVIDFSGRDPAIYRSLGSVPPLRTAQYNSKWLNEPNFVAAYDVGLFTYFFFRENAVEHDCGKTVYSRVARVCKNDFGGRFLLEDTWTTFMKARLNCSRSGEIPFYYNELQSTFFLPEQDLIYGVFTTNINSIAASAVCAFNLSAITQAFNGPFKYQENPRSAWLPTINPMPNFQCGILNDDSPNENLTERSLQDAQRLFLMNDVVQPVSVEPLVAQDSVRFSKLVVDIVQGKDTLYHVMYIGTERGTILKALSTANRSLRSCYLEEMHILPQGQQEPILSLQILHSDRSLFVGLNRGVLKVPLERCSMYRSEGTCLGARDPYCGWDSKKRRCSTLEDSVNMSLWGQNITECPVRNLTLNGGLGVWSAWQPCHHSDGDSTCLCRSRACNSPAPQCGGRDCEGPRIEIANCSRNGGWTPWSSWATCSTSCGIGFQVRQRMCSNPAPRFGGRVCVGQSREERFCNENSPCPVPIFWSSWGSWSKCSADCGGGTHSRQRSCENGNSCPGCGLEFRSCNSEPCPEVRRNTPWTPWMPVNVTQSGARQEQRFRFTCRAQLSDPHELQFGRKKTETRFCPNDGSAACETDSLVDDMMRGGGGGGKTPSRIVGGGWSQWGSWSSCSRDCELGFRSRKRTCSSPEPRNGGPPCLGSATEFQDCNPQPCPVKGSWSCWSSWTQCSATCGGGHYQRTRTCTDPPPSAGGDICIGLHTEEALCNTYSCEGGWAEWAEWSMCHEDGTQFRSRYCESHVPGATQCVGNSTEYRDCIYNEIPVILPASSINENPECGGFSLIHLIATGVSCFFGSSLLTFVIYVYCQRCQRQSQESTVVHPATPNHLHYKGNATPKNEKYTPMEFKTLNKNNLLPDDRSGFYPLQQTNVYTTTYYPSGLGKYDFRPDSSPGRTFTNS, via the exons ATGAGAGCGCCAAGGAGGAGGGCGCTATCGCTGCCGGCGCTCTTCATCCTCGTATTCCACCTCCCGGCGGCGCCTGTCGTTGGCCAATATTCGGAAACGGACAAGCAGGAAGAGTGCGAGCGGCGCCAGCACCCGGTCCTCACGTTTCAAG AGCTCCAGCCGTGGCTGTCTAATTTCACCTATGCAGATGCGCGAGACTTTTCTCGTCTGGCTCTGGATGTCAACAGGAATCAGCTGATTGTGGGATCCAG GAACTACCTCTTCAGACTCAGCCTGTTCAACGTCTCTCTCATCCAG GCGACAGAGTGGAGTTCTGATGAAGATACGCGCCGGTCGTGCCAAAGCAAGGGGAAGACGGAG GAGGAGTGTCAGAACTTCGTGCGCGTGCTGATCGTGAGCGGGAAGAGAGTGTTCACGTGCGGGACGAACGCCTTCTCCCCGGTGTGCACCAGCCGACAG GTTGGGAACCTGAGCCGAGTGATCGAGAAGATAAACGGGGTGGCCCGGTGTCCCTACGATCCGCGCCACAACTCCACGGCGGTGATCACGTCCCGGGGAGAGCTCTACGCTGCCACCGTCATCGACTTCTCCGGCCGGGACCCCGCCATCTACCGCAGCCTGGGCAGCGTCCCCCCGCTCCGCACCGCGCAGTACAACTCCAAATGGCTGAATG AACCCAACTTCGTGGCGGCCTACGACGTCGGTCTGTTCACGTACTTCTTCTTCCGGGAGAACGCCGTGGAGCACGACTGCGGCAAAACGGTTTATTCCCGCGTGGCCCGCGTCTGCAAGAACGACTTCGGGGGCCGCTTCCTGCTGGAGGACACGTGGACCACGTTCATGAAGGCGCGGCTGAACTGCTCCCGCTCCGGCGAGATCCCCTTCTACTACAACGAGCTGCAGAGCACCTTCTTCCTCCCCGAGCAGGACCTGATCTACGGCGTCTTCACCACCAACAT AAACAGCATCGCGGCGTCCGCCGTCTGCGCCTTCAACCTCAGCGCCATCACTCAGGCCTTCAACGGCCCCTTCAAATACCAAGAGAACCCCCGCTCCGCGTGGCTGCCCACCATTAACCCCATGCCCAACTTCCAG TGCGGGATCCTGAATGACGACAGCCCCAACGAGAACCTGACGGAGCGCAGCCTGCAGGACGCGCAGCGCTTGTTCCTGATGAACGACGTGGTGCAGCCGGTGTCCGTGGAGCCCCTGGTCGCGCAGGACAGCGTGCGCTTCTCCAAGCTGGTGGTGGATATCGTGCAGGGGAAGGACACGCTCTACCACGTCATGTACATCGGGACAG AACGCGGGACGATCCTGAAGGCGCTGTCCACGGCCAACCGCAGCCTGCGCAGCTGTTACCTGGAGGAGATGCACATTCTGCCCCAGGGGCAACAGGAGCCGATCCTCAGCCTGCAGATCCTCCACAGCGACCGATCCCTGTTCGTGGGGTTAAACCGCGGGGTGCTGAAGGTGCCCCTGGAGAGGTGCTCCATGTACAGATCGGAGGG CACGTGTCTGGGGGCCAGAGACCCCTACTGCGGCTGGGACAGCAAGAAGAGGCGCTGCAGCACCCTGGAGGACAGCGTTAACATGAGCCTCTGGGGGCAGAACATCACCGAGTGTCCG GTCAGAAACTTAACCCTGAACGGGGGTTTGGGGGTCTGGTCCGCGTGGCAGCCGTGCCACCACTCCGATGGAGACTCCACGTGTCTGTGCCGCTCCAGAGCTTGCAATAGCCCTGCGCCGCAATGCGGGGGCCGGGACTGTGAAGGGCCACGAATAGAGATCGCCAACTGCTCACG GAATGGAGGGTGGACGCCGTGGTCCTCGTGGGCGACGTGCAGCACGTCCTGCGGAATCGGCTTCCAGGTGCGGCAGAGAATGTGCAGCAATCCGGCCCCGCGCTTCGGAGGGAGAGTGTGCGTGGGGCAGAGCCGGGAGGAGCG CTTCTGTAACGAGAACAGTCCGTGTCCGGTGCCCATCTTCTGGTCCTCGTGGGGCTCGTGGAGTAAATGCAGCGCTGATTGCGGAGGAGGCACTCACTCGAGGCAGCGCTCCTGCGAGAACGGGAACAGCTGCCCCGGCTGCGGGCTG GAATTCCGAAGCTGTAACTCCGAGCCGTGCCCCGAAGTGCGCAGGAACACCCCGTGGACCCCGTGGATGCCGGTTAACGTCACGCAGAGCGGCGCCCGCCAGGAGCAGCGCTTCCGGTTCACCTGCCGCGCTCAGCTCTCCGACCCCCACGAGCTGCAGTTTGGGAGGAAGAAGACGGAGACTCGGTTCTGTCCCAACGACGGCTCGGCTGCCTGCGAGACCGACT CCCTCGTGGACGACATGATGCGCGGTGGCGGCGGTGGCGGTAAGACCCCCTCTCGCATCGTCGGCGGGGGATGGAGTCAGTGGGGATCCTGGTCTTCTTGCTCTCGGGACTGCGAGCTGGGTTTCCGATCTAGAAAACGGACGTGCAGTAGTCCAGAACCTCGGAACGGGGGGCCGCCGTGTCTGGGATCTGCCACGGAATTCCAGGATTGTAACCCCCAGCCGTGTCCAG TGAAGGGATCCTGGTCCTGCTGGTCTTCGTGGACACAATGCTCGGCCACGTGCGGAGGCGGCCATTACCAGCGGACCCGAACCTGCACCGACCCGCCGCCATCCGCCGGGGGGGACATCTGCATCGGCCTCCACACGGAGGAAGCGCTCTGCAACACCTACTCCTGCGAAG GGGGCTGGGCAGAGTGGGCCGAGTGGAGTATGTGTCACGAAGACGGAACGCAGTTTCGGAGCCGTTACTGCGAGAGCCACGTTCCGGGAGCCACGCAGTGCGTCGGGAACAGCACCGAGTACAGAGACTGCATCTACAACGAAATCCCAG TGATCCTTCCAGCTTCCAGCATCAACGAGAACCCGGAATGTGGAG GTTTCAGTCTCATCCACCTCATCGCCACCGGGGTCTCCTGCTTCTTCGGCTCCAGCCTCCTAACGTTCGTCATTTACGTTTACTGCCAGCGGTGCCAGAGACAGTCGCAGGAATCGACCGTCGTCCACCCGGCGACCCCCAACCACCTCCACTACAAGGGCAACGCTACCCCCAAGAACGAGAAGTACACCCCCATGGAGTTCAAG accctcaataaaaataatttgcttcCCGACGACCGGAGCGGCTTCTACCCGCTGCAGCAAACCAACGTCTACACGACCACCTACTACCCGAGCGGCCTCGGCAAATACGACTTCCGCCCCGATTCCTCCCCGGGCAGAACTTTCACCAACAGCTGA